A genomic segment from Coccinella septempunctata chromosome 3, icCocSept1.1, whole genome shotgun sequence encodes:
- the LOC123309329 gene encoding transcription intermediary factor 1-alpha-like isoform X2: MAEQSVNFEENNIMSFLNTDHNPEETVPNSGNEVNLGLEASNNLSDIINDDQVMDEHPDHNILSTDSDQDQLNKESIETSSIPVNESGPEVESPTTGETFTFKCVFCEQILTFSDGPKLLECLHNSCSNCITSKLYDQSIGVSAKGAIECPICNLPSGPDKIIENQFLLEASNTDDAANSAASKAADLKCSSCSEDIIATSWCVDCAEFICDSCVQAHQRLKITKDHTIKPKDEGMMEVNNISSGMGVNLFCEVHPHEKLSLFCENCDKLTCRDCQLIEHREHKYKFTNEIASEARKYISDMLKDVGYKRVLLSSAMKVIDDRQTLIVEKKQALVKEITQLVVKLTNTINVRGKQLVSKLSDVCESKQKTLNEKKQALEQLSKMTDYCILFTQHALEKGSDLALLYSKKQVTEHLKRIKCRRADIPNPEIPVRIHLALDKVPELVKVMSTIGQIVVDGRIYPPPEQQMSIQQNQMNMISPIGSQSPGHSRPPQQQSPIGQIVPQNSHGNFQANKPPPYRAPFNNNQQFSHQNISPNMAQQNQTIQQALSPNLQHNNQSNMGIHRIQNMGPPAMVPMSSQGILAQQLNNIGIINRMQRPQMQRPMLGRGTNNSLGLTHQQQMSTKLNFQVSSSTHPQGLLHDRSALRGLLQHNSNPVYVQTGPSQYQAIQPGPHLAQFHARFSGQGQQNQGAAQVQVFRQQSPNNLMMQANNQNRHFQHLQQAQSQMQRINFPAQGAKWHIPQQCSSETSPGGNRNMSLPAINDNFKITLKQQNHTDSNKNPATVTSTIPKTPSPNHIQGRSDTERNLDKCCEDSVNDLMATIAKLDSNGVQVLAEGRQKSGGSPHVDSSTGDAAPLCKVKPECLDTGKDDPNEDWCAVCMDGGELVCCDKCPKVFHQYCHIPNLSVEETGDTWQCLLCMNFADIPETEKKDGELSLKERKKAERLVLELYCQYDPSLPFREVIGPDNIDYHAIIKTPMALDNIRQKLKWDSEERYRSLEDLVRDVRLMFRNAYNYNSADSLVYQDAKTLEKFFDEQLEKFLPEYAYENFEDDAGAPPIKKVRRAVND, encoded by the exons ATGGCCGAACAAAGTGTTAATTTCGAGGAAAATAACATAATGTCCTTTTTAAATACTGACCATAATCCTGAGGAAACGGTCCCTAATTCCGGTAACGAAGTGAATCTCGGTTTAGAAGCGAGCAATAATCTAAGTGATATAATAAATGATGATCAAGTGATGGATGAACATCCAGATCATAACATACTTTCCACAGATAGTGATCAGGATCAGTTGAATAAGGAATCAATTGAAACTAGTAGTATTCCTGTTAATGAGTCTGGTCCTGAAGTTGAGAGCCCTACAACTGGTGAAACTTTTACTTTCAAGTGTGTGTTTTGTGAACAGATTTTAACTTTTTCGGATGGACCGAAGTTGCTAGAGTGTCTTCATAATTCTTGTTCTAATTGTATCACCAGCAAACTGTATGATCAAAGCATAGGAGTTTCTGCAAAAG GTGCAATTGAATGTCCTATTTGTAACCTGCCATCTGGCCCAgataaaataatagaaaatcaatttttgttgGAAGCGTCTAATACAGACGATGCTGCAAATTCAGCTGCTTCCAAAGCAGCTGATTTGAAATGTAGTAGCTGCTCTGAAGATATTATTGCTACTAGTTGGTGTGTAGATTGTGCTGAGTTCATTTGTGATAGCTGTGTTCAGGCACACCAGCG GTTGAAAATCACAAAAGATCATACTATAAAACCAAAAGATGAAGGAATGATGGAAGTTAATAATATATCCAGTGGAATGGGGGTTAATCTATTTTGTGAAGTGCATCCACATGAGAAATTGTCTCTGTTTTGTGAGAACTGCGATAAATTAACATGTCGAGATTGTCAGTTGATTGAACACAGGGAACACAAATACAAATTCACCAATGAAATTGCCTCAGAAGCTAGGAAATACATATCAGATATGCTGAAGGATGTTGG TTATAAAAGAGTTCTTTTATCGAGTGCTATGAAGGTCATTGATGACAGACAAACTTTGATAGTGGAGAAAAAACAAGCTTTAGTGAAAGAAATAACACAGTTAGTTGTAAA GCTAACAAACACAATCAATGTGAGAGGAAAACAGCTGGTATCAAAACTCAGTGACGTTTGCGAGTCAAAACAAAAAACCctgaatgaaaaaaaacaaGCCCTAGAACAATTATCCAAAATGACTGATTATTGTATCCTTTTCACCCAACATGCTTTAGAAAAAGGAAGTGACTTGGCATTGTTATATAGTAAAAAACAAGTAACAGAGCACTTGAAAAGAATAAAATGTAGAAGGGCTGATATCCCCAATCCAGAAATTCCTGTACGCATACATTTAGCTCTAGACAAAGTACCAGAATTAGTCAAAG TTATGTCGACAATAGGGCAGATTGTTGTTGATGGACGAATATACCCACCTCCAGAGCAACAAATGTCCATTCAACAGAATCAAATGAATATGATCTCCCCAATTGGGTCACAAAGTCCAGGACATAGCAGACCACCGCAGCAGCAGTCCCCCATTGGTCAAATTGTACCACAGAATTCCCACGGTAATTTCCAGGCTAACAAGCCACCACCTTACAGGGCCCCATTCAATAATAATCAACAATTTTCCCATCAAAACATCTCCCCAAATATGGCCCAACAGAATCAGACCATTCAGCAAGCATTATCGCCGAATTTGCAACATAATAATCAGAGTAACATGG GCATACATCGTATTCAAAATATGGGTCCACCAGCCATGGTTCCAATGTCATCCCAGGGAATTCTTGCTCAGCAGCTAAATAACATTGGTATAATTAACAGAATGCAGAGACCGCAGATGCAAAGACCCATGTTAGGCAGAGGAACCAACAATTCTCTTGGATTGACTCATCAACAACAG ATGAGCACAAAACTTAATTTTCAGGTTTCCTCTTCTACTCATCCACAGGGTCTTTTACACGATCGTAGTGCGTTGAGGGGGCTTTTACAACACAACTCGAATCCGGTTTATGTCCAAACTGGTCCATCCCAGTACCAAGCTATACAACCAGGCCCTCATTTGGCTCAGTTCCACGCTAGGTTTTCTGGACAGGGGCAACAAAATCAAGGTGCAGCACAGGTGCAGGTCTTTAGGCAGCAGAGTCCGAACAATCTAATGATGCAAGCTAATAACCAGAATAGACATTTCCAACATTTACAGCAGGCACAATCGCAAATGCAAAG aataaaCTTCCCTGCTCAAGGTGCTAAATGGCACATACCCCAACAATGCAGTTCTGAAACAAGTCCTGGTGGTAATAGGAATATGTCTCTACCCGCGATAAACGACAATTTCAAAATCACACTAAAACAGCAAAATCACACCGATAGCAATAAAAACCCAGCAACTGTCACATCTACAATTCCAAAAACTCCCAGTCCCAATCACATCCAAGGAAGGAGCGACACTGAGAGGAATTTGGATAAATGTTGTGAAGATTCTGTAAACGACTTGATGGCTACAATCGCGAAACTCGACTCTAATGGGGTTCAAGTGTTGGCAGAGGGAAGACAGAAATCTGGAGGATCCCCACATGTTGATAGCTCAACAG GCGATGCTGCCCCTCTGTGCAAAGTGAAACCAGAATGTCTAGATACTGGTAAAGATGATCCAAATGAAGATTGGTGTGCTGTATGCATGGACGGAGGAGAGCTAGTTTGCTGTGACAAATGCCCAAAAGTTTTCCACCAATATTGTCATATTCCTAATTTGAGTGTAGAGGAGACAGGAGACACCTGGCAATGTCTCTTATGTATGAACTTTGCCGATATTCCAGAAACTGAAAAGAAAGATGGAGAATTATCCTTGAAGGAGAGGAAGAAGGCAGAAAGGCTAGTGCTGGAATTATATTGTCAATACGATCCTAGTTTACCATTCAGGGAGGTTATCGGCCCAGAT aacatTGATTATCATGCTATCATAAAAACCCCAATGGCTTTAGATAATATCAGGCAGAAGCTCAAATGGGATTCTGAAGAGAGATACAGGTCACTAGAAGATTTGGTTCGGGACGTCAGGCTCATGTTCCGGAATGCTTATAATTACAATTCT GCTGACTCATTGGTTTATCAGGATGCAAAAACACTAGAGAAGTTCTTTGATGAACAACTGGAAAAATTCCTACCAGAATACGCTTATGAAAATTTTGAGGATGATGCCGGTGCTCCTCCTATTAAGAAAGTCCGGAGAGCAGTGAATGACTGA